The Haloarcula rubripromontorii region CGGTCGACGCCGCGGTTCATCCCGACCCCGAGTTCGCCAAGCTGGCGGGAGCCGCCGTCGGTGCCGATGATTTCCTCGATGACTGCCTCGCCCTGCTCGGCCGACCAGTCGACGACGACGCCGTCTTTGAACGTCAGCTCGACGTTTTTCACCCGGCGGCCCTGTATCGTCATCGGCACGTCGAACGTGACGACGCCGGCGGTGTCGTAAGGCGCGGTGAACACCTCACCCGAGGGGAGGTTGTGGGAGTCGTAGGCCACACTGGCGGCGGAGTTGACGGCGACCCGACCGTCGATGAACAGCGTGAGGTCCGTGCCGTCAGCGACGAGACGGACCGTCTCGCCGTCGTCGAGAATGTCTTTCAGTCGGGCCTGTTCTTCGGCCAGCGCCTCCCAGTCCCGAAGCGTCGCGTCGTAGACGAAGTCCGCGTAGTCGGCGTAGGCCATCCCGGCCTGCTGGGCCATCGCCCGCGTCGGGTGCTGGGTCGACACCCAGTCGGTGTCCAGCCGGGCCTCCCTGATTTCTTGCCGGGCCGTCGAGTACGCCTGCCGCCGGTCGCTGTCCACGTCGGCCGTCTCGGTGGTATTCCGCGATCCCTTCAGGAACAGCACACTGTCGGCTCGCTCGTACAGCGCCAGTTCGTACTCGGGGTCCTCGGTGAACGACCCGTCGTGAGCCTGCAGATAGGCCCGTGTGAGTTCGTCCGACTGGTACGTCGACAGGAGGTTCGCGCCGCGGTCGCCAAGCTGCTCTGCCACGGCGACGGCGAGGTCGTGGGCACCGTCTTCAACGGCCACGACCACGTCGTCGCCCGCCTTGATGCGTGCGCTCCAGTCGACGAGAATCCGAGCGTGTTCGCGTATGCGGTCGTCCATGCTCTCACCAGGAGTGGCCGGAACAAAACGGCGGTGGTCCTCGGAATATCACGTACGATGTGATTGTATTCCGTAGATTTTTTGCATTCCAGAGTCGGAGTATCCAGTGCAGCACGGGACAGCGTTACGTGGCAATTGCTGGCTTCCCACGGCCGCTTCCGAGGCAGTTGGGTGGCGACGGCGCCATGACTGACGACGGCACGGGTGGTGTTCGTGCCGCGCTTTTCTGTCGAACCGCAACCCCTACCTGTTCGGTCGGCGACTCCTCGGTATGGAACTTGGCGTCATCGGACTCGGACGCATGGGCCGCATCGTCGTCGACCGCGTACTCGAAGCCGGCCACGAGGTCGTGGTCTTCGACATCGACGAGGAGAGCGTCGCTGACGCGGCAGACGCCGGCGCTCGGCCGGCCTCGTCTATCGCGGACCTCGCGGAGAAACTCGGCTCGGAGAAACGCATCTGGCTGATGGTCCCGGCCGGAGACCCGGTCGACGCTGCGCTGGACGAACTGATTCCGACGCTCGACGGCGATGATATCGTGGTCGACGGCGGCAATTCCTACTTCGAGGACTCGGTTCGCCGCGCCGAGTCGACCGACGCGGCCTACCTCGACTGTGGCACGTCCGGCGGTCCGGCGGGTGCGGAACTGGGCTTCTCGCTGATGGTCGGCGGCCCGCAGTGGGCCTACGACGAACTGGTGCCGGTGTTCGACGCCGTCGCCACCGGCCCCGACGGCCACGACCGGATGGGGCCGGCTGGCTCGGGCCACTACGTCAAGATGGTCCACAACGGCGTCGAGTACGCACTGATGCAGACCTACGGCGAAGGCTTCGAACTGCTGGCGAACGGGCGCTACGACCTCGACCTCGAATCGGTCGCCAACACATGGAACAACGGGGCCGTCATCCGCTCGTGGCTGCTGGAACTCTGCGAGGAGGCGTTCCGAGAAGAGGGCAACGACCTCGGCGACGTGGCCGACCGCGTCGAGGGCGGGTCGACCGGGACGTGGACCGTGCAGGAAGCGCTCGAACAGGAAGTCCCGGTGCCGCTCATTTACCAGTCGCTGGCCGAGCGGTTCGGTTCGCGGGCCGACGACGGCCGCTTCTCACGCCGTCTCGCAAGCCGCCTCAGGTACGGCTTCGGTCGCCACGACGTCCCACGACGGGAGTGAGTGTGCTACCGTATCGCGTCAGGATTCGCTTGCCGGAGCGGTACTTCTTGCGAGCACTGTCGTCTGGTCGTCTCCGTGCCAGACGAGGCTGACTTCGGCTCCGCCCTCGACGCTAACGCTCGACTGATCGCCGACAGTCACCTCGCCGTCGTCATCGTCCCACTCAACTGTTGCTCCGTCTGTCACTTCGATGGTGAGTTGCTCCGCGCTGATCGTATCACCACCGTCGTGTGTCACGACAGCAACTACGTCGTCTGTTGTCTGCTCGTACTCGAACGAGAACGAGGCCTGTGGGGCCACAGCTACGTCGCCCCCACCGCTACTTATGCCAAGCACGAAAGATGCAATCACCGCCGCGACGATGATGATAACCGGAATCAGGATGAGTAAGACAGCCATACTGACGCCCAGTCCGACGAGTACTTTTCCAGCGGTGCCGAGATCGTTCCACGAGTCTTTTAGTCCCACAGCCATCACAATTAATTGATAGTACTAAACGCTATGGAAATTAATCACCTCGTCTGGCACACAGCCGTCTGATGGGTGGGCCGTTCGCGGGCGGCTGCGGGTGAAACAACAGCTAATTAAACCAGTATTCCATAGTCGTGCACATGGTAGAACTCGTTGGACTCGCCGCCGGGGCCACGCTCACCCTGCTCGTGGTCGCGCTCCACTACGCCAAAGGGACCGGTTGGGAGGCACCGGAAGATATCTCTCAGGAGGTCCTCGAG contains the following coding sequences:
- a CDS encoding type IV pilin, yielding MGLKDSWNDLGTAGKVLVGLGVSMAVLLILIPVIIIVAAVIASFVLGISSGGGDVAVAPQASFSFEYEQTTDDVVAVVTHDGGDTISAEQLTIEVTDGATVEWDDDDGEVTVGDQSSVSVEGGAEVSLVWHGDDQTTVLARSTAPASES
- a CDS encoding aminopeptidase, which translates into the protein MDDRIREHARILVDWSARIKAGDDVVVAVEDGAHDLAVAVAEQLGDRGANLLSTYQSDELTRAYLQAHDGSFTEDPEYELALYERADSVLFLKGSRNTTETADVDSDRRQAYSTARQEIREARLDTDWVSTQHPTRAMAQQAGMAYADYADFVYDATLRDWEALAEEQARLKDILDDGETVRLVADGTDLTLFIDGRVAVNSAASVAYDSHNLPSGEVFTAPYDTAGVVTFDVPMTIQGRRVKNVELTFKDGVVVDWSAEQGEAVIEEIIGTDGGSRQLGELGVGMNRGVDRVTDNILFDEKMGGTVHLALGRAYDACLPEGESGNDSAVHEDLITTMGEGSRLEVDGEIVQRDGLFRWEDGFEA
- the gnd gene encoding phosphogluconate dehydrogenase (NAD(+)-dependent, decarboxylating); its protein translation is MELGVIGLGRMGRIVVDRVLEAGHEVVVFDIDEESVADAADAGARPASSIADLAEKLGSEKRIWLMVPAGDPVDAALDELIPTLDGDDIVVDGGNSYFEDSVRRAESTDAAYLDCGTSGGPAGAELGFSLMVGGPQWAYDELVPVFDAVATGPDGHDRMGPAGSGHYVKMVHNGVEYALMQTYGEGFELLANGRYDLDLESVANTWNNGAVIRSWLLELCEEAFREEGNDLGDVADRVEGGSTGTWTVQEALEQEVPVPLIYQSLAERFGSRADDGRFSRRLASRLRYGFGRHDVPRRE